In one window of Helianthus annuus cultivar XRQ/B chromosome 17, HanXRQr2.0-SUNRISE, whole genome shotgun sequence DNA:
- the LOC110924139 gene encoding extensin-like isoform X2: MKSPFALAALALVAAYVVMHVSFATPILLPPPPPPPTNACPSPSPPPPPTYPPPPTPTPAYPTPPTPPPTSPPTTPPSPTYPPKTPPAPTTPTTPPLTPTYPPTTPPAPTNPPTPPPNCNNNTPPPTPIITPPPAPTPTPIITPTPAPTPGNSPNVPPRIPPTPNTPPPVIPPSPQTPNSSPPPLAPPPCTPTAPSYPTPPANGPPVGTPPPAPTNPSTPPAAPTSPPTTPPSPTYPPKTPPAPATPSTPPPAPTNPSTPPLAPTSPPTTPPSPTYPPPKTPPTPAYPTPPIPAPTTPPTTPPSPTYPPKTPPAPATPSTPPPAPTNPSTPPLAPTSPPTTPPSPTYPPRTPSAPTTPTTPPLTPTYPPTTPPAPTNPPALPPPNCNNNTPPPTPIIAPPPCTSIGQQVIKPSTPPADFKGCFSSCGLRCELHSNQERCHRDCMACCNRCNCVPPGQYGNKEICGSCYTDMKTQAGRPMCP; encoded by the exons ATGAAGTCTCCTTTTGCTTTAGCTGCTCTTGCCTTGGTTGCAGCATATGTT GTGATGCATGTTAGCTTTGCAACGCCAATTctcttaccaccaccaccaccaccacctaccaATGCTTGTCCATCCCCATCACCTCCGCCACCACCAACATACCCCCCGCCACCCACACCGACTCCAGCATATCCCACGCCACCCACACCGC CTCCAACAAGTCCCCCGACAACCCCACCGTCTCCAACATATCCCCCAAAAACCCCACCGGCTCCAACAACTCCCACCACACCCCCATTGACTCCAACATATCCACCGACAACCCCACCGGCTCCAACAAACCCCCCCACACCTCCACCAAATTGTAATAACAACACTCCGCCGCCAACACCTATTATAACACCCCCACCAGCTCCAACACCAACACCTATTATAACACCCACACCAGCTCCAACCCCCGGTAATTCACCCAACGTCCCCCCAAGAATTCCACCTACACCTAATACACCACCACCTGTAATTCCTCCATCTCCTCAGACTCCCAACTCTTCACCACCACCTCTTGCACCCCCACCTTGCACCCCCACAGCTCCATCCTATCCTACTCCACCAGCCAACGGTCCACCCGTTGGAACTCCGCCACCGGCTCCAACAAATCCATCCACACCCCCAGCGGCTCCAACGAGTCCCCCGACAACCCCACCGTCTCCAACATATCCCCCCAAAACCCCACCGGCTCCAGCAACTCCCTCCACACCCCCACCGGCTCCAACAAATCCCTCCACACCCCCACTGGCTCCAACAAGTCCCCCGACAACCCCACCGTCTCCAACATATCCTCCCCCAAAAACCCCACCGACTCCAGCATATCCCACGCCACCCATACCGGCTCCAACAACTCCCCCAACAACCCCACCGTCTCCAACATATCCCCCCAAAACCCCACCGGCTCCAGCAACTCCCTCCACACCCCCACCGGCTCCAACAAATCCCTCCACACCCCCACTGGCTCCAACAAGTCCACCGACAACCCCACCGTCTCCTACATATCCCCCAAGAACCCCATCGGCTCCAACAACTCCCACCACACCCCCATTGACTCCAACATATCCACCGACAACCCCACCGGCTCCAACAAATCCCCCCGCACTTCCACCACCAAACTGTAATAACAACACTCCGCCGCCAACACCTATTATAGCACCCCCACCATGCACCAGCATTGGTCAACAAGTCATTAAGCCATCAACCCCACCAGCAGACTTCAAAG GATGCTTTTCATCGTGTGGATTAAGGTGCGAGTTACATTCGAACCAAGAGAGATGTCACCGAGACTGCATGGCATGCTGCAACCGATGCAACTGTGTTCCTCCCGGTCAGTATGGAAACAAAGAGATCTGTGGCTCATGCTACACAGATATGAAGACTCAAGCTGGTAGACCAATGTGCCCATGA
- the LOC110924139 gene encoding vegetative cell wall protein gp1-like isoform X1, producing MKSPFALAALALVAAYVVMHVSFATPILLPPPPPPPTNACPSPSPPPPPTYPPPPTPTPAYPTPPTPPPTTPPTTPPSPAYPPKTPPAPTTPSTPPPTPTNPSTPPPAPTSPPTTPPSPTYPPKTPPAPTTPTTPPLTPTYPPTTPPAPTNPPTPPPNCNNNTPPPTPIITPPPAPTPTPIITPTPAPTPGNSPNVPPRIPPTPNTPPPVIPPSPQTPNSSPPPLAPPPCTPTAPSYPTPPANGPPVGTPPPAPTNPSTPPAAPTSPPTTPPSPTYPPKTPPAPATPSTPPPAPTNPSTPPLAPTSPPTTPPSPTYPPPKTPPTPAYPTPPIPAPTTPPTTPPSPTYPPKTPPAPATPSTPPPAPTNPSTPPLAPTSPPTTPPSPTYPPRTPSAPTTPTTPPLTPTYPPTTPPAPTNPPALPPPNCNNNTPPPTPIIAPPPCTSIGQQVIKPSTPPADFKGCFSSCGLRCELHSNQERCHRDCMACCNRCNCVPPGQYGNKEICGSCYTDMKTQAGRPMCP from the exons ATGAAGTCTCCTTTTGCTTTAGCTGCTCTTGCCTTGGTTGCAGCATATGTT GTGATGCATGTTAGCTTTGCAACGCCAATTctcttaccaccaccaccaccaccacctaccaATGCTTGTCCATCCCCATCACCTCCGCCACCACCAACATACCCCCCGCCACCCACACCGACTCCAGCATATCCCACGCCACCCACACCGCCTCCAACAACTCCCCCGACAACCCCACCGTCTCCAGCATATCCCCCAAAAACCCCACCGGCTCCAACAACTCCCTCCACACCCCCACCGACTCCGACAAATCCCTCCACACCCCCACCGGCTCCAACAAGTCCCCCGACAACCCCACCGTCTCCAACATATCCCCCAAAAACCCCACCGGCTCCAACAACTCCCACCACACCCCCATTGACTCCAACATATCCACCGACAACCCCACCGGCTCCAACAAACCCCCCCACACCTCCACCAAATTGTAATAACAACACTCCGCCGCCAACACCTATTATAACACCCCCACCAGCTCCAACACCAACACCTATTATAACACCCACACCAGCTCCAACCCCCGGTAATTCACCCAACGTCCCCCCAAGAATTCCACCTACACCTAATACACCACCACCTGTAATTCCTCCATCTCCTCAGACTCCCAACTCTTCACCACCACCTCTTGCACCCCCACCTTGCACCCCCACAGCTCCATCCTATCCTACTCCACCAGCCAACGGTCCACCCGTTGGAACTCCGCCACCGGCTCCAACAAATCCATCCACACCCCCAGCGGCTCCAACGAGTCCCCCGACAACCCCACCGTCTCCAACATATCCCCCCAAAACCCCACCGGCTCCAGCAACTCCCTCCACACCCCCACCGGCTCCAACAAATCCCTCCACACCCCCACTGGCTCCAACAAGTCCCCCGACAACCCCACCGTCTCCAACATATCCTCCCCCAAAAACCCCACCGACTCCAGCATATCCCACGCCACCCATACCGGCTCCAACAACTCCCCCAACAACCCCACCGTCTCCAACATATCCCCCCAAAACCCCACCGGCTCCAGCAACTCCCTCCACACCCCCACCGGCTCCAACAAATCCCTCCACACCCCCACTGGCTCCAACAAGTCCACCGACAACCCCACCGTCTCCTACATATCCCCCAAGAACCCCATCGGCTCCAACAACTCCCACCACACCCCCATTGACTCCAACATATCCACCGACAACCCCACCGGCTCCAACAAATCCCCCCGCACTTCCACCACCAAACTGTAATAACAACACTCCGCCGCCAACACCTATTATAGCACCCCCACCATGCACCAGCATTGGTCAACAAGTCATTAAGCCATCAACCCCACCAGCAGACTTCAAAG GATGCTTTTCATCGTGTGGATTAAGGTGCGAGTTACATTCGAACCAAGAGAGATGTCACCGAGACTGCATGGCATGCTGCAACCGATGCAACTGTGTTCCTCCCGGTCAGTATGGAAACAAAGAGATCTGTGGCTCATGCTACACAGATATGAAGACTCAAGCTGGTAGACCAATGTGCCCATGA